One genomic window of Quercus robur chromosome 6, dhQueRobu3.1, whole genome shotgun sequence includes the following:
- the LOC126689772 gene encoding uncharacterized protein LOC126689772, giving the protein MARETKKRNLNLYCHYHQDHEHTTEDCRNLWDHLEQLVREGKLKQLLHHSSGRGGQTCSEMRGNAYSRFPLGTINVIFAAPGRTGSCPSRVLSVFRPPAEDHFQVSKRARADVPLILGFSDENKVGTKQPHNNALVVTLRIGGYDVKRVMINQGSAVDIMYPDLYKGLGLRPEDLAAYSFPLVSFEGRMVAPKGQIRLPVQNGMDVVEVDFIVVDVFSPYTAIMGRTWLHTLGAVSSTLHQKVKYPSEG; this is encoded by the coding sequence atggcaaGAGAGACTAAGAAACGCAACCTGAACCtatattgccactatcatcaggatcatgaGCACACGACGGAAGattgcaggaatttatgggaccatttGGAGCAACTGGTCCGAGAGGGGAAATTgaagcaactcttgcatcattccagtggtaGGGGAGGCCAAACATGCTCAGAGATGCGTGGGAACGCTTATTCAAGATTCCCCCTTGGCACGATAAACGTTATCTTTGCCGCCCCCGGGAGGACTGGATCTTGTCCTTCCAGGGTACTGTCGGTGTTCCGACCTCCGGCCGAGGACCATTTCCAAGTGTCGAAGAGAGCCAGGGCGGACGTTCCcctgattttgggcttttcaGATGAGAATAAGGTTGGAACCAAACAGCCCCATAATAATGCTCTGGTGGTCACGCTGAGAATTGGTGGGTACGATGTCAAAAGGGTGATGATTAATCAAGGTAGTGCTGTTGATATAATGTACCCAGATTTGTATAAGGGACTAGGTCTGAGGCCAGAGGACTTAGCAGCCTACAGTTTCCCTCTGgtgagttttgagggaaggaTGGTCGCTCCAAAAGGACAGATCAGACTACCCGTGCAAAACGGTatggatgtggtggaggtggacttcattgttgTAGACGTTTTCTCTCCATACACGGCTATTATGGGCAGAACTTGGCTTCATACCCTAGGAGCAGTCTCATCTACTCTGCAtcagaaagtgaaatacccatcTGAAGGATAG